The following coding sequences are from one Kushneria phosphatilytica window:
- a CDS encoding RNA methyltransferase produces the protein MLKNVRIVLIQTFHPGNIGSVARAMKTMGLSELILVNPRSFPDEEATRLAAGATDVLDNAQVVNEISDAVSDCVQVTGASARVRGLPLTHYDEADVMAREMVKTAHSGPVALIFGRERFGLTNEELRHCTHQLTLPANPDYPVLNLSQAVQVCTHELFTAWRRQPESGFRQARPRHATLPTQQQMQYFQEHLETALSEAGFFNQPHARTRDRLRAFFQRARPSRKELSLLRGVINALNGSSGKQPASQADSHDASREKK, from the coding sequence ATGCTCAAGAATGTTCGTATTGTTCTGATTCAGACCTTCCACCCCGGTAATATAGGCTCCGTCGCACGCGCCATGAAAACCATGGGTCTAAGTGAGCTTATCCTGGTGAATCCGCGTTCCTTTCCGGATGAGGAAGCGACCCGACTGGCGGCCGGCGCCACAGATGTGCTGGACAACGCTCAAGTCGTCAATGAGATCAGTGACGCCGTCAGTGATTGCGTTCAGGTGACAGGGGCCAGCGCTCGGGTGCGCGGCCTGCCCCTGACACACTATGATGAAGCTGATGTCATGGCGCGTGAAATGGTGAAAACGGCTCACTCGGGTCCAGTCGCACTGATATTCGGTCGTGAACGGTTCGGTTTGACCAACGAGGAGTTACGCCACTGCACTCACCAGCTGACTCTGCCAGCCAACCCGGACTACCCGGTGCTCAATCTTTCACAAGCGGTACAGGTCTGTACACATGAACTCTTTACGGCCTGGCGACGTCAACCCGAAAGCGGTTTTCGACAGGCGCGTCCGCGTCACGCCACACTCCCCACTCAACAGCAGATGCAGTACTTTCAGGAGCATCTGGAAACGGCATTAAGTGAGGCCGGTTTTTTCAATCAACCGCATGCTCGCACCCGTGATCGTCTGCGCGCCTTTTTTCAGCGCGCCCGCCCCAGCCGCAAGGAGCTTTCCTTGTTAAGGGGAGTCATCAATGCCCTGAATGGTAGCTCGGGTAAGCAACCAGCCTCTCAGGCTGATTCGCATGATGCGTCACGGGAAAAGAAATGA
- a CDS encoding FxsA family protein — translation MPFLLLLLIFLLFDFSTLFMLGHWIGGLYAFLIMVATAVIGVQLIRHEGMTTLRQAQARFLAGENSSDEVMRGVSVIFAGMLLMLPGTLTDLLAMGCLLPITNRLLTRRMLGRTARSGIFSGRFQDIGSGPGEHREPGFDEGHPHDEKSRQSPHGKPLEGDYIESERHRDQ, via the coding sequence ATGCCTTTTCTACTGTTGCTGCTGATATTTCTGCTGTTCGATTTCAGTACCCTGTTCATGCTCGGACACTGGATTGGGGGCCTCTATGCCTTTCTCATCATGGTGGCGACCGCCGTTATCGGCGTGCAGTTGATCCGCCATGAAGGCATGACGACGCTACGCCAGGCTCAGGCACGCTTTCTCGCCGGCGAGAACTCTTCAGATGAAGTCATGCGCGGCGTCTCGGTCATCTTTGCCGGCATGCTTCTGATGCTCCCCGGGACGCTGACAGACCTGCTTGCCATGGGTTGCCTGCTACCGATCACCAATCGACTGCTGACTCGGCGCATGCTGGGTCGTACTGCGCGTAGCGGTATTTTCAGTGGTCGCTTTCAGGATATCGGTAGCGGCCCGGGGGAACACCGCGAACCAGGCTTTGACGAAGGTCATCCTCATGATGAAAAGTCTCGCCAATCGCCCCATGGCAAGCCGCTCGAAGGCGACTACATAGAGAGTGAACGTCACCGCGATCAATGA
- the rpsA gene encoding 30S ribosomal protein S1 produces MSESFAELFEQSLQDINMEPGAIVMATVVDIEGDWITVNAGLKSEGQIPASQFKDENGELTLGVGDEVKVALEAVEDGFGETRLSREKAKRAEAWKELEAAFEEDEIVKGVINGKVKGGFTVDVNSIRAFLPGSLVDVRPVRDTTHLENKELDFKVIKLDPKRNNVVVSRRAVLEAENSAEREALLATLQEGQQIKGIVKNLTDYGAFVDLGGVDGLLHITDMAWKRIKHPSEIVSVGDEINVKVLKFDRERNRVSLGLKQLGEDPWINIKDRYPEGMKVDARVTNLTDYGCFAELEEGVEGLVHVSEMDWTNKNIHPSKVVQVGDDVQVMVLDIDEERRRISLGIKQCTPNPWEEFSSHYNKGDRVAGTIKSITDFGIFIGLEGGIDGLVHLSDISWAETGEEAVRRYRKGEEAEAVILSIDPERERISLGIKQLESDPVSEFLAVNDKGSVVTGRVTEVDAREAYVELATDVVAVLKASEISADRVEDARDVLNEGDSVEARIVGVDRKNRVINLSVKAKDQNETRQTMRNMREQESDTSGPTTVGDLIKQKLSQE; encoded by the coding sequence ATGAGCGAAAGCTTTGCAGAACTGTTCGAGCAGTCCCTCCAGGACATCAATATGGAGCCCGGTGCCATCGTCATGGCCACTGTGGTGGATATTGAAGGTGACTGGATTACCGTCAATGCTGGGCTGAAGTCGGAAGGCCAGATTCCGGCATCCCAGTTCAAGGACGAGAACGGTGAGCTTACCCTTGGCGTCGGCGATGAAGTCAAGGTGGCCCTCGAAGCCGTGGAAGACGGCTTTGGCGAAACCCGTCTGTCGCGCGAAAAGGCCAAGCGCGCCGAGGCGTGGAAAGAGCTGGAAGCGGCCTTCGAAGAAGACGAAATCGTCAAGGGCGTGATCAACGGCAAGGTCAAGGGTGGCTTCACCGTCGATGTCAATTCCATCCGGGCATTCCTGCCGGGCTCGCTGGTGGACGTTCGCCCCGTGCGCGATACGACTCACCTCGAGAACAAGGAACTCGATTTCAAGGTGATCAAGCTCGATCCCAAGCGCAACAACGTGGTTGTTTCGCGCCGGGCAGTGCTTGAAGCCGAAAACAGCGCCGAGCGTGAAGCGCTGCTCGCTACGCTGCAGGAAGGACAGCAGATCAAGGGTATCGTCAAGAACCTGACCGACTACGGCGCTTTCGTCGACCTCGGTGGTGTTGATGGCCTGCTGCACATTACCGACATGGCCTGGAAACGTATCAAGCATCCCAGTGAGATCGTTTCCGTGGGTGACGAAATCAACGTCAAGGTGCTGAAATTCGATCGCGAGCGCAATCGCGTTTCGCTTGGTCTCAAGCAGCTGGGCGAAGATCCGTGGATCAACATCAAGGATCGCTACCCGGAAGGCATGAAGGTCGATGCTCGCGTCACCAACCTGACCGACTACGGCTGCTTCGCCGAGCTCGAGGAAGGTGTCGAGGGTCTGGTCCACGTCTCCGAAATGGACTGGACCAACAAGAACATTCATCCCTCCAAGGTGGTACAGGTTGGCGATGACGTGCAGGTCATGGTGCTCGATATCGACGAAGAGCGTCGTCGTATCTCACTGGGCATCAAGCAGTGCACGCCCAACCCGTGGGAAGAATTCAGCTCGCATTATAACAAGGGCGATCGTGTCGCCGGGACCATCAAGTCGATTACCGACTTTGGTATCTTCATTGGTCTGGAAGGCGGCATCGACGGTCTGGTGCACCTCTCCGACATCTCCTGGGCGGAAACCGGCGAAGAAGCCGTACGCCGCTATCGCAAGGGTGAAGAGGCTGAGGCCGTAATCCTGTCGATCGATCCTGAGCGCGAGCGTATTTCGCTGGGCATCAAGCAGCTCGAAAGTGATCCGGTCTCCGAATTCCTGGCAGTCAATGACAAGGGTTCTGTCGTTACCGGTCGCGTGACTGAGGTTGATGCACGCGAAGCCTATGTTGAGCTGGCGACTGATGTTGTGGCCGTTCTGAAGGCTTCCGAGATCAGCGCTGATCGTGTTGAAGATGCACGTGATGTCCTGAATGAAGGCGACAGTGTTGAAGCACGTATTGTGGGCGTTGACCGCAAGAACCGTGTCATCAACCTGTCTGTCAAGGCGAAGGATCAGAACGAGACACGCCAGACCATGCGCAACATGCGTGAGCAGGAGAGTGATACCTCTGGTCCGACGACCGTGGGTGACCTGATCAAGCAGAAGCTCAGTCAGGAATAA
- a CDS encoding ComEA family DNA-binding protein translates to MRKILAAIMTLVALGLMTPTALADDTSPASRVSVNINTATVEELASLPGIGEKKAADIIEDRKAHGEYDSVDSLTRVKGIGEATVDGLRDRADI, encoded by the coding sequence ATGCGCAAGATTCTGGCTGCGATCATGACCCTTGTCGCGCTTGGACTGATGACCCCAACCGCACTGGCCGATGACACCTCACCGGCATCTCGGGTATCGGTCAATATCAATACCGCCACTGTCGAAGAGCTGGCCTCCCTGCCCGGCATCGGCGAGAAGAAAGCAGCCGATATCATCGAGGATCGCAAGGCACACGGCGAATATGACAGCGTTGACAGCCTGACCCGTGTCAAGGGCATCGGTGAAGCCACAGTCGATGGACTGCGCGACAGGGCCGATATCTGA
- the groL gene encoding chaperonin GroEL (60 kDa chaperone family; promotes refolding of misfolded polypeptides especially under stressful conditions; forms two stacked rings of heptamers to form a barrel-shaped 14mer; ends can be capped by GroES; misfolded proteins enter the barrel where they are refolded when GroES binds): MAAKNIRFSDDARKRMARGVNTLADAVKTTLGPKGRNVVLEKSFGAPTVTKDGVSVAKEIELKDKFENMGAQMVKEVASKTSDVAGDGTTTATVLAQSIVNEGLKGVTAGMNPMDLKRGIDYAITAAVEEIRKMSVPCTDSKAIAQVGTISANGDATIGQIIADAMAKVGKEGVITVDEGRGFEDELEVVEGMQFDRGYLSPYFVTNNETMSVELEDPYILLVDKKISNIRELLPVLENVAKAGKPLVIIAEDIEGEALATLVVNNMRGIVKVAAAKAPGFGDRRKAMLQDIAILTGGTVISEEVGLTLEQTTLDHLGSARRITMSKENTTVIDGNGVESDIESRVSQIRTQIEETSSDYDREKLQERVAKLAGGVAVIRVGAATEVEMKEKKARVEDALHSTRAAVEEGVVPGGGTSLVRAASKLVGLKGDNEDQTHGIQLTIRALETPLRQIVTNAGEDASVILNRVRDGEGNFGYNAQTGEFGDLFEMGVLDPAKVARSALQSAGSVGGLMITTEAMVAEDPDEKDSSGGGDMGGMGGMGGMM; encoded by the coding sequence ATGGCAGCAAAAAACATCCGGTTCTCCGACGATGCACGCAAGCGCATGGCGCGCGGTGTCAACACGCTGGCTGACGCCGTCAAGACAACACTGGGCCCGAAAGGCCGCAATGTTGTGCTGGAAAAGTCCTTCGGTGCACCTACTGTCACCAAGGACGGCGTCTCTGTCGCCAAGGAAATCGAACTGAAGGACAAGTTCGAAAACATGGGCGCGCAGATGGTCAAGGAAGTCGCTTCCAAGACTTCCGATGTGGCCGGCGATGGCACCACCACTGCTACCGTGCTGGCGCAATCCATCGTCAATGAAGGCCTCAAGGGCGTTACTGCCGGCATGAATCCGATGGATCTCAAGCGCGGCATCGATTACGCCATCACGGCTGCGGTCGAAGAAATCCGCAAGATGTCAGTACCGTGCACCGACTCCAAGGCCATCGCTCAGGTCGGCACCATTTCCGCCAATGGCGACGCTACCATCGGTCAGATTATCGCCGATGCCATGGCCAAGGTTGGCAAGGAAGGCGTCATCACCGTTGACGAAGGTCGCGGTTTCGAGGATGAGCTGGAAGTCGTCGAGGGTATGCAGTTCGATCGCGGTTATCTGTCGCCCTACTTCGTGACCAACAACGAAACCATGTCGGTCGAGCTGGAAGACCCCTACATCCTGCTGGTCGACAAGAAGATCTCCAATATCCGTGAACTGCTGCCGGTACTGGAGAATGTCGCCAAGGCTGGCAAACCGCTGGTCATCATCGCCGAGGATATCGAAGGCGAAGCGCTGGCCACGCTGGTCGTCAACAACATGCGCGGCATCGTCAAGGTGGCAGCCGCCAAGGCGCCCGGTTTCGGTGATCGTCGCAAGGCCATGCTGCAGGATATCGCCATCCTGACCGGTGGCACCGTGATTTCCGAAGAAGTCGGCCTGACGCTTGAGCAGACCACTCTGGATCATCTGGGCAGCGCTCGTCGCATTACCATGTCCAAGGAGAACACCACCGTCATCGACGGCAACGGTGTGGAATCCGACATCGAGTCGCGCGTCAGCCAGATCCGCACTCAGATCGAGGAGACCTCCTCCGATTATGATCGCGAGAAGCTCCAGGAGCGTGTAGCCAAGCTGGCTGGCGGTGTTGCCGTTATCCGCGTCGGTGCCGCGACCGAAGTGGAAATGAAAGAGAAGAAGGCTCGCGTTGAAGACGCGCTGCATTCGACTCGTGCTGCCGTTGAGGAAGGCGTGGTGCCCGGTGGCGGTACTTCGCTGGTAAGGGCTGCATCGAAACTGGTCGGCCTCAAGGGCGACAACGAAGATCAGACCCACGGTATCCAGCTGACCATTCGCGCTCTGGAAACACCGCTGCGTCAGATTGTCACCAACGCCGGTGAAGATGCTTCCGTCATCCTCAATCGCGTTCGTGACGGCGAAGGCAACTTTGGCTATAACGCCCAGACCGGTGAGTTCGGTGATCTTTTCGAAATGGGCGTCCTGGATCCGGCCAAGGTAGCACGCAGTGCACTGCAGTCCGCCGGCTCCGTGGGTGGCCTGATGATCACCACCGAAGCCATGGTCGCCGAAGATCCGGACGAGAAGGACTCCTCCGGTGGCGGCGACATGGGTGGCATGGGCGGTATGGGCGGCATGATGTAA
- a CDS encoding co-chaperone GroES: MKIRPLHDRVVVRRVEEEQKTAGGIVLPGNAQEKPTRGEVIAIGKGRILENGDVRPLDVQVGDKVIFKEGFGVEKQKIDGEEVLIMSETDILGVLEG, encoded by the coding sequence ATGAAAATCCGTCCTTTGCACGATCGCGTTGTCGTTCGTCGCGTCGAAGAAGAGCAAAAAACAGCAGGCGGAATCGTGCTGCCGGGTAATGCCCAGGAGAAGCCGACCCGTGGCGAGGTCATTGCCATTGGCAAGGGTCGAATTCTGGAAAACGGCGACGTTCGCCCGCTGGACGTTCAGGTTGGCGACAAGGTGATTTTCAAGGAAGGCTTCGGCGTCGAAAAACAGAAAATCGACGGCGAAGAAGTCCTGATCATGAGCGAAACCGATATTCTCGGCGTACTGGAAGGCTGA